The following coding sequences lie in one Sorghum bicolor cultivar BTx623 chromosome 6, Sorghum_bicolor_NCBIv3, whole genome shotgun sequence genomic window:
- the LOC8079538 gene encoding subtilisin-like protease SBT1.7 — protein MFRAISLLLLACATAAAAAADDGERRSYIVHMDVEKMPSPFMEHEAWYLSVLSSLPSSATAGEGAAAPVHLYTYTHIMHGFSAVLTSRQLEELRAVDGHVAAFPETYGRLHTTHTPAFLGLTMNGGSGVWPASKYGDGVIIGIVDTGVWPESESFSDAGMGPVPARWKGACEVGQAFKASMCNRKLIGARSFSKGLKQRGLTIAPDDYDSPRDYYGHGSHTSSTAAGAAVSGASYFGYANGTATGIAPKARVAMYKAVFSADSLESASTDVLAAMDQAIADGVDVMSLSLGFPETSYDTNVIAIGAFAAMQKGVFVACSAGNDGSDGYTVMNGAPWITTVGAASVDRDFTATVTLGSGATVQGKSVYPLSTPTAGANLYYGHGNRSKQCEPSSLRSKDVKGKYVFCAAAPSIEIELQMEEVQSNGGLGAIIASDMKEFLQPTDYTMPVVLVTQSDGAAIAKYATTARSARGAPPKASVRFGGTALGVKPAPTVSYFSARGPGQISPTILKPDVVAPGLDIIAAWVPNKEIMELGKQKLFTKYALISGTSMSSPHVAGVVALLRSVHPDWSPAAIRSAMMTTAYVKDSASNVIVSMPSGSPGTPLDFGSGHVSPNEAMDPGLVYDVAADDYVSFLCGLRYSSRQISTITGRRNPSCAGANLDLNYPSFMVILNRTNSATHTFKRVLTNVAASPAKYSVSVAAPAGMKVTVSPTALSFSGKGSKQPFTVTVQVSQVKRNSYEYNYIGNYGFLSWNEVGGKHVVRSPIVSAFAQ, from the coding sequence ATGTTCCGCGCCATCAGCCTCTTGCTGCTGGCATGCgccaccgcggcggcggcggcggcggatgacGGCGAGCGGCGATCGTACATCGTCCACATGGACGTGGAGAAGATGCCGTCGCCGTTCATGGAGCACGAGGCGTGGTACCTCTCGGTGCTGTCGTCGCTGCCGTCCTCGGCGACGGCAGGGGAGGGCGCCGCGGCGCCGGTCCACCTGTACACGTACACGCACATCATGCACGGGTTCAGCGCGGTGCTCACCTCGCGGCAGCTGGAGGAGCTCAGGGCCGTGGATGGCCACGTGGCCGCGTTCCCGGAGACGTACGGCCGGCTCCACACCACGCACACGCCGGCGTTCCTCGGGCTGACGATGAACGGCGGCTCGGGCGTCTGGCCGGCGTCCAAGTACGGCGACGGCGTGATCATCGGGATCGTCGACACGGGCGTCTGGCCGGAGAGCGAGAGCTTCAGCGACGCCGGCATGGGCCCCGTCCCGGCGAGGTGGAAGGGCGCGTGCGAGGTCGGCCAGGCGTTCAAGGCCTCCATGTGCAACCGGAAGCTCATCGGGGCGCGCTCCTTCAGCAAGGGCCTCAAGCAGCGCGGCCTcacgatcgcgcccgacgactacGACTCGCCGCGGGACTACTACGGCCACGGCTCGCACACGTCGTCCACGGCGGCCGGCGCCGCCGTCAGCGGCGCCAGCTACTTCGGCTACGCCAACGGCACGGCCACGGGCATCGCCCCGAAGGCCCGGGTGGCCATGTACAAGGCCGTGTTCTCGGCCGACTCGCTGGAGTCCGCGTCCACCGACGTGCTGGCCGCCATGGACCAGGCCATCGCCGACGGCGTCGACGTGATGTCGCTGTCCCTGGGCTTTCCCGAGACGTCCTACGACACCAATGTGATAGCCATCGGAGCCTTCGCCGCCATGCAGAAGGGCGTCTTCGTGGCGTGCTCGGCCGGGAACGACGGCTCCGACGGGTACACCGTCATGAACGGCGCGCCATGGATCACGACCGTCGGCGCCGCGAGCGTCGACAGGGACTTCACCGCGACCGTCACGCTCGGCAGCGGCGCCACCGTCCAGGGCAAGTCGGTGTACCCGCTGAGCACGCCGACCGCAGGCGCGAACCTCTACTACGGCCACGGCAACCGGAGCAAGCAGTGCGAGCCCTCTAGCCTGAGAAGCAAGGACGTGAAGGGGAAGTACGTCTTTTgcgccgccgccccgagcaTCGAGATCGAGCTGCAGATGGAGGAGGTGCAGAGCAATGGCGGCCTCGGCGCCATCATCGCGAGCGACATGAAGGAGTTCCTCCAGCCGACGGACTACACCATGCCGGTGGTGCTGGTCACCCAGTCGGACGGCGCGGCCATCGCCAAGTACGCGACGACGGCACGGTCAGCCAGAGGGGCGCCGCCCAAGGCGAgcgtccggttcggcggcacgGCGCTCGGCGTCAAGCCGGCGCCGACCGTGTCCTACTTCTCCGCCCGCGGGCCCGGCCAGATCAGCCCGACGATCCTGAAGCCGGACGTCGTCGCGCCGGGGCTGGACATCATCGCGGCGTGGGTGCCCAACAAGGAGATCATGGAGCTCGGCAAGCAGAAGCTCTTCACCAAGTACGCGCTCATCTCCGGCACGTCCATGTCGTCGCCGCACGTCGCCGGCGTGGTCGCCCTCCTGCGGTCGGTGCACCCTGACTGGAGCCCCGCGGCCATCCGGTCCGCCATGATGACAACGGCGTACGTGAAGGACAGCGCCAGCAACGTCATCGTCAGCATGCCGAGCGGGTCACCGGGGACGCCGCTGGACTTTGGCAGTGGCCATGTCAGCCCCAACGAGGCCATGGACCCTGGCCTCGTGTACGACGTGGCGGCCGACGACTACGTCAGCTTCCTGTGCGGCCTACGCTACAGCAGCCGGCAGATATCGACCATCACCGGCCGGCGAAACCCCAGCTGCGCCGGAGCAAACCTGGACCTGAACTACCCGTCCTTCATGGTCATCCTCAACAGGACAAACTCGGCCACACACACGTTCAAGAGGGTACTGACAAACGTCGCAGCCTCACCAGCAAAGTACAGTGTGTCAGTGGCGGCGCCAGCAGGGATGAAGGTGACGGTATCGCCGACGGCGCTGTCATTCAGCGGCAAAGGCAGCAAGCAGCCGTTCACAGTCACGGTGCAGGTCAGCCAGGTGAAAAGGAACTCATATGAGTACAACTACATTGGGAACTATGGGTTCCTGAGCTGGAATGAAGTTGGAGGCAAGCATGTTGTGAGGAGCCCAATAGTCTCTGCATTTGCCCAATGA
- the LOC8074005 gene encoding thioredoxin M3, chloroplastic, with translation MAAAAVAAPPCPAPPRGLRCAKTVPFPSSAAAPSRGRVVYGSSYARRWQCRRWAHRPDAATTRIRRPTARRTAALRVTCAYSPGAERITACSWNEYVICSDVPVLIEFWASWCGPCKMVTRIVDEIAQEYAGRIKCYKLDTDDYPQVATAYSIDRIPTVLLFKDGEKIHSITGTLPKAVYVKAIEKSISEQ, from the exons atggccgccgccgccgtcgccgctccTCCCTGCCCCGCGCCTCCGCGCGGGCTCCGCTGCGCCAAGACGGTGCCTTttccctcctccgccgccgcacccAGCCGCGGAAGGGTCGTCTACGGCTCCTCCTACGCCCGCCGGTGGCAGTGCCGCCGCTGGGCCCACCGGCCGGACGCTGCGACGACGCGGATCCGGCGGCCAACGGCGCGCCGCACGGCGGCACTGAGGGTGACCTGCGCCTACTCCCCCGGCG CTGAAAGAATCACTGCATGCTCTTGGAATGAATATGTGATCTGCAGTGATGTACCTGTGCTTATTGAGTTTTGGGCCTCCTGGTGTGGACCTTGCAAAATGGTCACACGGATTGTCGATGAGATAGCACAAGAATATGCTGGGAGAATAAAATGCTACAAGCTTGACACTGACGATTACCCACAGGTTGCTACGGCTTACAGCATCGATAGGATTCCAACTGTTTTACTCTTCAAGGATGGAGAGAAAATACATAGTATTACCGGGACACTGCCAAAGGCTGTTTATGTGAAAGCCATTGAGAAATCTATTTCAGAACAATGA
- the LOC8080297 gene encoding putative magnesium transporter MRS2-D, with product MAAAAAAFTRRRHGAAAPGAEWAAVSGAGAWRVEEVGKHQLMRRTGLPARDLRGLDPALSCPCSITGRDRAVVVNLERARAVITATEVLVPAPRDPAVAPLVGNLLARLAASPTPDDGQPSARRDKALPFEFRALEVCLEFSCKSLEQETCTLEKEAYPALDELSSNVSTLNLERARQIKSRLLAISGRVQKVRDELEHLLDDDVDMAAMHLSDKLAYYQAAVDGRSARFDTNNEPSEFDEERGREEDEEGEGSFSEGGNGNGTSVVGFTPKIDELENLLEAYFVQVDGTLNKLSTLREYVDDTEDYINIMLDDKQNQLLQMGILLSTATLVMSCAIAITGVFGMNITIPLYTASTEGVFWEVTGGIVGATVAIYLVALIFFKRSGILQ from the exons atggcggcggcggcggcggcgttcacGCGCAGGAGgcacggcgcggcggcgccggggGCGGAGTGGGCGGCGGTGTCCGGAGCGGGGGCGTGGCGCGTGGAGGAGGTCGGGAAGCACCAGCTGATGCGGCGGACGGGGCTCCCCGCGCGCGACCTCCGCGGGCTCGACCCGGCGCTGTCGTGCCCGTGCAGCATCACGGGCCGGGACCGCGCCGTCGTCGTCAACCTGGAGCGCGCACGCGCCGTCATCACGGCCACCGAGGTGCTCGTCCCGGCGCCGCGGGACCCCGCCGTCGCGCCGCTCGTCGGCAACCTCCTCGCGCGCCTGGCCGCCTCGCCCACGCC ggacGACGGGCAACCGTCTGCACGACGCGACAAGGCCCTGCCGTTCGAGTTCAGGGCGCTGGAGGTGTGCCTCGAGTTCTCATGCAAGTCACTAGAACAAGAG ACTTGCACACTGGAGAAGGAGGCGTACCCAGCCTTGGATGAGCTCAGCTCCAATGTCAGCACTCTCAATCTTGAGCGAGCGAGGCAAATCAAGAGCCGTTTGCTTGCCATCTCCGGGAGAGTTCAGAAG GTCAGGGACGAACTGGAACACTTGCTAGACGACGACGTGGACATGGCCGCCATGCACCTATCCGACAAGCTCGCCTACTACCAAGCCGCCGTTGATGGCCGCTCAGCGAGATTCGACACCAACAACGAACCGAGCGAATTCGACGAAGAGAG GGGCCGAGAAGAAGACGAAGAAGGCGAGGGGTCGTTCTCTGAAGGCGGCAATGGCAATGGGACCTCCGTCGTCGGCTTCACGCCCAAAATCGACGAGCTGGAGAACCTTCTGGAGGCCTACTTCGTGCAGGTCGACGGCACCCTCAACAAGCTCTCCACT CTGCGCGAGTACGTGGACGACACGGAGGACTACATCAACATAATGCTGGACGACAAGCAGAACCAGCTGCTGCAGATGGGGATCTTGCTGTCGACGGCCACGCTGGTGATGAGCTGCGCCATCGCGATCACGGGCGTCTTCGGCATGAACATCACGATCCCGCTCTACACTGCCTCCACCGAAGGCGTCTTCTGGGAGGTCACCGGCGGCATCGTCGGCGCCACCGTCGCCATCTACCTCGTCGCCCTCATCTTCTTCAAGAGGAGCGGTATACTGCAGTGA